One Arcobacter sp. FWKO B genomic window, ATGCTCTTAGCAAAGGGGCAAATGTTCAATTTGTAGATGCGTCATCAAGTGCAATATCTCAAGTAGAAAACAATATTTTATTAAATAGTTTTCCTGAAAGTTCAGCAATAAAAACAGATGCTTTTGAGTTTATGACAAAAGAACTTGAATCAAACAACAGATATGATTTGATTGTTCTTGACCCTCCTCCATTTGCAAAAACTCAAAAAGAGGCTAGTGGTGCTATGAAAGGGATGAAGTTCTTACTTGATAGTGCTTTAAAGATTCTAAATCCAAATGGTATGGTTGCAATATACTCTTGTTCACACCATATAGGGATGAAACAGCTAGAAGAGATGAGTATTGAAATATCAAAAAACAACAAAATGCCATTGCAAATAGTTGAGCATATGTATGCTGATATTGACCATCCAAATATTATTAATATCCCAAATTCTGCATATCTTACAGGATTATTATTAAGAAAATAAATAGACATTATAAGTTGAACAATTTTTCATTTTTGTAGATTTTAAGTTACTTTTTGATACAATGTGATACTTTTTTACACAAACACAAAGGGGTAAAGTGACTGATATTACATTGGTAGTCTTGTGTGCAGGTAATTCAACTAGATTTGGCAATAAAGTAAAGAAACAATGGTTAAGAGTCGAGGATAAGCCTCTTTGGCTTTTTGTGACTCAAAATCTATCTTCTTTACATTTATTTGATAAAGTTATAGTTGTAGGACATGGCGATGAGATCAATTACATGAAGAATTTTTCTACAGAGTTTATTTATGTGCAAGGTGGTAACACAAGGCAAGACTCTATGAAAAATGCTCTGAGTAAAGTTGATACACCTTATGTTATGTTTACAGATGTTGCTAGAAGTTGTGTACCAGCTGATGTTATAAATGAGCTTATCGCAAATAAATCAAAAGCAGATTGTATAGTTCCAGTGATAGATGTAAGTGATACTGTAGTATTTGATGGTAAAACCATAGATAGAGATAAAACTAAACTTATTCAAACTCCTCAACTTTCTAAGACTCAGATGTTGAAAAAGTCATTAGAAACAAGTGCTTTATTTACTGATGATAGTAGTGCCATAGCTTCTATTGGAGGGACACTTTTTTATACAAAAGGTTCACCAAAATCAAAGAAAATTACATTTAGTGATGATATTGATGATATTGAATGTTTAAAAAAACCAGACATTGTATATCTGAATGGAAATGGATTTGATATCCACCCTTTTGAGGAAAACAAAAAAATGTTTTTAGGTGGTGTACATATCCCTTGTGAGTATGGTTTCAAGGCTCATAGTGATGGAGATGTGCTTATACATTCTGTGATAGATGCATTATTAGGAGCTGCTGGAGCTGGTGATATAGGGGAATTTTTTCCAGATACTGATATGAGCTATAGTGGGATTGATTCTAAAATATTGCTTGAGAAAATAGTGGATTTCATAGAAAATGTTGGATTTGAGATAGTAAATATTGATGTTACAATAATCGCTCAAAAACCAAAAATATCCCCTTATAAAATTGAAATAAAAGAGTCTTTATCAAAGCTATTGAGAATAAAACAAAATTTTCTTAATATTAAAGCTACAACAGCGGAAAAACTAGGGTTTATAGGTAGAGGAGAAGGAGTTGCTGTAATAAGCAACGCAACAATAAAATATAATAATTGGACAAAACAATGAAAATACTTATTTTAGAAGATGAAATATATCTAGCTCAGAAAGTCGCTTCAAGATTAATTGAAGAGGGGCATAACTGTGAGCATTTTACATCATTTGGTGAAGTAGACAAATCAAAAAGATATGATACAGTTTTACTATCAATGAACTTACACACAACAAATTGCGAAGATGTAATAAAGTTTTATAAAGATAGCATTATTATCCTCTTTGTAACATATATTTCAGATGCAACAGTAGGTAACCCTATACGAATAGGGGCAAATGATTATGTTCAAAAACCGTTTATGATGGATGAACTTATTAGAAAAATTCACCATTATCAGTTATTTAATAAAATGCAAAAAGGGATATGCCTATACGAAAAATATTTTGATTTGATATTTGATGGTATAGAATGTGATGGTGAAGATAAGACTTTACCTTTACTTGTAGAAACAAATGATCAAAAATATAGCGATAAGTTGTTTTTTGATATCGCAAATAAATCTACATTGCCTGTAAAAATTTTATCTCTTTCAAAAGTTAATATTGTTCAAGAAATAAAAGAGTTAAATGACCAAACATTATATTATATGGTAGATTATCATTCATTGAAAAAGTCACTAAAAGATATGTTACAAAAAGCTATAACTAATTTGAATGTAATAATTTCATCACTTGATACTGAGCCAGACTTTGTATATGATAAGATTGAGTTAAAAAATTCAAATCAAATTATTGCAAATGATAATATTATGACAATCCATGATTATGTAAAACTTGTTGTAAATACTTTTCAAGATAAATACCCTGATACTGAACTAAGTAAAAAGTTAGGAATTAGTAGAAAATCTCTTTGGGAAAAGAGAAAAAAACTAGGAGTTGAGAAGAAAAAATGAGAAAAGCTTTTTTAACACTTTTTTATAGTGGGCTTAGTCCAAAAGCTCCAGGGACTGTTGGAAGTGTGGTTGCACTAATTCTTGGATTAATAATCCTTTGGTTAAGCTCACCTACTACACTTTTTTTGCTTACAATTTTGGTATCTATTATAGCAGTAAACCAAATAGATAAATATGAGCATGAAGTAGGTAGTCACGATGATAAAGAGATAGTAATAGATGAGCTTGCTGGTATGTGGCTTTGTTTATCTATGGTAGCTCATAGTAGTGATGTCAATATTTTTATCGGAGCAATTTTAGGATTTGCATTATTTAGATTTTTTGATATTGCCAAACCTTCAATTATAGGTAAAATTGATGCCAAGGTCAAAGGTGGACTTGGTGTGATGGGTGATGATATAGTAGCAGGCTTCTTTGCTGGGCTAGTAACTTTACTTATACTTAAACTAAGCTTATTTTTAGTATAATCCGCGAAAATTTACTTCTATTGCCGTAAAATTTTAACTCTTAAGACTTAAATAACCGCTCAATTAAAGCTTTCATTTACGGCAATCCATGTATCAAATAAAGGAGAACTTTTGTTATTAGCATCTTCAAAGAAAGATTGGTTTGGAAATATCAAAGGTGATGTATTATCAGGGCTTGTTGTGGCACTTGCACTTATTCCAGAAGCTATTGCATTTTCTATTATTGCTGGGGTTGATCCAAAAGTTGGGCTTTATGCTTCATTTTGTATAGCTGTTGTGATAGCTTTTGTAGGTGGAAGACCAGGGATGATAAGTGCAGCTACTGGTGCTATGGCTTTACTTATGATTACTTTGGTAAAAGAACATGGTTTGGAGTATC contains:
- a CDS encoding bifunctional 2-C-methyl-D-erythritol 4-phosphate cytidylyltransferase/2-C-methyl-D-erythritol 2,4-cyclodiphosphate synthase; this translates as MTDITLVVLCAGNSTRFGNKVKKQWLRVEDKPLWLFVTQNLSSLHLFDKVIVVGHGDEINYMKNFSTEFIYVQGGNTRQDSMKNALSKVDTPYVMFTDVARSCVPADVINELIANKSKADCIVPVIDVSDTVVFDGKTIDRDKTKLIQTPQLSKTQMLKKSLETSALFTDDSSAIASIGGTLFYTKGSPKSKKITFSDDIDDIECLKKPDIVYLNGNGFDIHPFEENKKMFLGGVHIPCEYGFKAHSDGDVLIHSVIDALLGAAGAGDIGEFFPDTDMSYSGIDSKILLEKIVDFIENVGFEIVNIDVTIIAQKPKISPYKIEIKESLSKLLRIKQNFLNIKATTAEKLGFIGRGEGVAVISNATIKYNNWTKQ
- a CDS encoding DNA-binding response regulator, with the protein product MKILILEDEIYLAQKVASRLIEEGHNCEHFTSFGEVDKSKRYDTVLLSMNLHTTNCEDVIKFYKDSIIILFVTYISDATVGNPIRIGANDYVQKPFMMDELIRKIHHYQLFNKMQKGICLYEKYFDLIFDGIECDGEDKTLPLLVETNDQKYSDKLFFDIANKSTLPVKILSLSKVNIVQEIKELNDQTLYYMVDYHSLKKSLKDMLQKAITNLNVIISSLDTEPDFVYDKIELKNSNQIIANDNIMTIHDYVKLVVNTFQDKYPDTELSKKLGISRKSLWEKRKKLGVEKKK
- a CDS encoding phosphatidylglycerophosphatase A, yielding MRKAFLTLFYSGLSPKAPGTVGSVVALILGLIILWLSSPTTLFLLTILVSIIAVNQIDKYEHEVGSHDDKEIVIDELAGMWLCLSMVAHSSDVNIFIGAILGFALFRFFDIAKPSIIGKIDAKVKGGLGVMGDDIVAGFFAGLVTLLILKLSLFLV